Proteins from one candidate division KSB1 bacterium genomic window:
- the hslV gene encoding ATP-dependent protease subunit HslV, translating to MNPANLHGTTVLGLFHKGTAVMAGDGQVTYGDIVLKAGARKVRKIFNDSVLAGFAGTLADAVTLFERFENRLGDAGGHLGRAAVELAKEWRTDRYLRRLDADLAVMDKKTLLIVSGNGDVVEPDDQIVTIGSGGSFARIAAKALMTHSSLNAEQIAKEAMKLTAEMCIYTNDRIHLETL from the coding sequence ATGAATCCAGCAAACTTACATGGCACCACAGTTCTGGGCCTCTTTCACAAGGGGACCGCTGTGATGGCCGGTGACGGTCAAGTTACCTATGGCGATATCGTGCTTAAAGCCGGCGCCCGCAAGGTGCGGAAAATTTTCAATGACAGTGTTTTGGCCGGATTTGCCGGGACGCTTGCCGATGCGGTCACGCTGTTTGAACGCTTTGAAAACCGTTTGGGTGATGCCGGCGGACATCTGGGACGCGCTGCTGTTGAACTCGCCAAGGAATGGCGCACCGACCGCTATCTGCGGCGCCTGGATGCTGATCTGGCGGTCATGGATAAAAAAACACTGTTGATCGTTTCGGGCAACGGTGACGTGGTTGAACCGGATGATCAAATCGTCACCATCGGCTCCGGCGGTTCGTTTGCGCGTATCGCCGCCAAAGCGCTCATGACCCATTCTTCGCTAAACGCCGAGCAAATCGCCAAAGAGGCTATGAAACTGACGGCAGAGATGTGTATTTATACCAATGACCGTATTCACTTAGAAACCCTTTAG
- the lptB gene encoding LPS export ABC transporter ATP-binding protein, which produces MIKHDSKTDVLESRHLVKIYGKRRVVNDVSINIRRGETVGLLGPNGAGKTTTFYMIVGMIRPNQGHIYFSGEDITKLPMYKRARKGISYLAQEASVFRKLSVEDNLFAILETLPLNRQQRREKADSLMQDLNITHLAKNKASTLSGGERRRVEICRALATDPKFILLDEPFAGVDPIAVEDIQNIVSGLQQRGIGVLITDHNVHETLSITDRAYLLFEGNILKTGDADYLANDPDARKLYLGNNFKLNR; this is translated from the coding sequence ATGATAAAACATGACAGCAAAACTGATGTCCTGGAAAGCAGGCATCTGGTTAAAATATACGGCAAACGACGGGTTGTCAATGATGTGAGCATCAATATTCGCCGTGGAGAGACCGTCGGGCTGTTGGGCCCCAATGGCGCCGGCAAGACCACGACGTTTTATATGATTGTGGGCATGATTCGGCCCAATCAGGGCCACATTTATTTCAGCGGCGAGGATATCACCAAACTGCCGATGTACAAACGCGCCCGCAAAGGTATTTCGTATTTGGCTCAGGAAGCTTCAGTTTTTCGGAAATTATCTGTAGAGGATAATTTGTTTGCTATATTAGAGACATTGCCGTTAAACCGACAGCAGCGGCGGGAAAAAGCAGATTCCCTGATGCAGGATTTGAATATTACACATCTGGCCAAAAACAAAGCCTCAACCCTGTCCGGCGGCGAAAGGAGACGTGTTGAAATCTGCCGCGCGCTTGCAACGGATCCAAAATTTATTTTACTGGACGAGCCATTTGCCGGAGTGGATCCCATTGCCGTCGAAGATATTCAGAATATTGTATCCGGTCTGCAGCAACGCGGCATTGGCGTTTTGATCACAGATCACAATGTTCATGAAACGCTTTCCATAACCGATCGCGCGTATTTGCTGTTTGAGGGCAATATCCTGAAAACCGGTGATGCCGATTATCTTGCGAATGATCCTGATGCGCGTAAACTATATCTCGGTAATAATTTCAAACTGAACCGTTAA
- a CDS encoding KpsF/GutQ family sugar-phosphate isomerase, whose product MNKAMQNVQTNADSILQSAKTVFDIESRSIALLTERIGDEFVESVNTMLACSGRVIVTGIGKSGLIGKKVAATLSSTGTPAFFLHPADASHGDLGMVTQTDVVLCLSKSGNTDEISAIVPVLKKLGVVIITMTGNLRSALAERSDIVLDVGVENEACPNDLAPTASTSAMLAMGDALAVALVKQRNFNREDFAFLHPGGSVGKQFIKIDEIMFTNDFIPVVHDDADLRQVVLEMSTKRFGGTCVVDKNGVCVGIITDGDLRRLWVRDMDIKQSRARDIMHPSPKTVSVGTLARTAFEIMSQHNIMQIIVVNAQNRPVGMVHLHDLLESGIGKL is encoded by the coding sequence TTGAATAAAGCAATGCAAAATGTTCAGACCAATGCAGACAGCATCCTGCAAAGCGCAAAAACGGTTTTTGATATAGAGAGCCGGTCCATTGCACTCCTGACTGAACGAATCGGTGATGAATTTGTAGAGTCTGTGAACACAATGTTGGCTTGCAGCGGCCGGGTAATTGTTACGGGTATCGGCAAATCCGGATTGATCGGGAAAAAAGTCGCTGCCACTCTGTCCAGTACCGGAACCCCCGCTTTTTTTCTGCATCCGGCGGATGCCAGTCATGGAGACCTCGGGATGGTTACGCAAACTGATGTTGTGCTTTGTCTGTCCAAAAGCGGCAATACCGATGAAATCAGCGCTATTGTTCCTGTTTTGAAAAAGCTGGGTGTGGTGATCATAACCATGACCGGCAATCTCCGATCCGCGCTGGCGGAACGCAGTGATATTGTGCTGGATGTCGGTGTTGAAAATGAAGCCTGTCCCAATGACCTGGCTCCCACAGCCAGTACATCGGCCATGCTGGCCATGGGCGATGCGCTGGCCGTGGCTCTGGTGAAACAACGCAATTTCAACCGCGAAGATTTTGCATTCCTGCATCCCGGCGGATCGGTCGGTAAACAGTTTATAAAAATTGATGAAATCATGTTTACCAACGATTTTATTCCGGTGGTTCATGATGATGCCGACTTGCGGCAGGTGGTGTTGGAAATGTCAACCAAGCGGTTTGGCGGTACCTGTGTGGTGGATAAAAACGGAGTCTGTGTCGGGATTATTACCGACGGTGACCTGAGGCGTTTGTGGGTGCGTGATATGGACATTAAGCAAAGTCGGGCGCGTGATATTATGCATCCATCACCCAAAACCGTATCTGTGGGCACTTTGGCCCGTACAGCGTTTGAAATAATGAGTCAGCACAATATTATGCAGATTATTGTGGTTAATGCTCAAAACAGGCCCGTGGGCATGGTGCATTTGCATGATCTTTTAGAATCCGGCATTGGAAAGTTATGA
- the rpoN gene encoding RNA polymerase factor sigma-54: MVRLGQQISLQMKQSPQQVLLSSLLQLPIMSLEQRLQTELEINPLLEIEQEYELEQQEEESALEDEAEEDNGLEQDNDEIDWDEILNDEDNYEYKPPREKKEDDNERVEVYQQTLTDHLIDQLKMSDLTPEQVIIGEYIIWNIDTAGYLRVSIENIAENLEKDSEAIEQVLSVIQQFDPPGIGARNLQECLLIQLHQQDPVHAKAIEMIRDQFDDFKNKRYEKLSKNMDTSLERVKDTIDHIIKLNPKPGEGYISLENNYIVPDVEVRKEEGEFRIYLNDYNIPHLQINQQYKKMMLDKKKTSKETRDFIRQRLESARWLINSIHQRRATIMRTVEAIITRQYDFFEKGPNYLKPMILKDIADDINMDISTISRVTNGKYIQTEYGIFELKYFFSEKYRTDDGEDVSNKKIKMLIKDLIDTEPAGKPYNDQKISDMLKEQGFPVARRTVAKYREQMNIPVARMRRSI, from the coding sequence ATGGTACGGTTAGGACAACAGATCAGTTTACAGATGAAACAATCACCTCAACAGGTGCTATTGTCTTCATTGTTGCAGCTACCCATTATGAGTTTGGAGCAACGTCTGCAGACCGAGTTGGAAATTAATCCCTTGCTGGAAATTGAACAAGAGTACGAATTGGAACAGCAGGAGGAAGAGTCGGCTCTTGAAGACGAGGCGGAAGAGGATAATGGCCTGGAACAGGATAATGATGAAATTGACTGGGATGAGATCCTGAATGATGAAGACAATTACGAATATAAACCGCCGCGTGAAAAAAAGGAAGATGATAATGAACGCGTTGAGGTCTATCAGCAAACGTTGACCGACCATTTGATCGATCAATTGAAAATGTCCGATCTGACACCGGAACAGGTTATCATCGGTGAATATATTATCTGGAACATCGATACGGCCGGATATCTGCGCGTATCCATCGAGAATATTGCGGAAAATCTGGAAAAAGATTCGGAGGCCATTGAACAGGTCCTTAGTGTCATTCAACAGTTTGATCCTCCCGGTATTGGCGCCAGAAATTTGCAGGAATGTCTGTTGATCCAGCTGCATCAGCAGGATCCGGTTCATGCTAAAGCAATCGAAATGATCCGGGATCAGTTTGATGATTTTAAAAACAAACGCTATGAGAAATTGTCTAAAAATATGGATACCAGTCTGGAACGTGTCAAGGACACAATTGATCATATCATCAAGCTCAATCCAAAACCGGGTGAAGGATATATTTCCCTGGAAAACAATTATATTGTTCCCGATGTTGAAGTTCGCAAGGAAGAAGGCGAGTTCCGCATCTATCTGAACGATTATAATATTCCACATTTGCAGATTAATCAGCAGTATAAAAAGATGATGCTGGACAAGAAAAAGACCTCCAAGGAAACAAGGGATTTTATACGCCAGCGTCTGGAATCCGCACGCTGGCTGATCAATTCGATCCATCAGCGCCGTGCCACGATCATGCGCACGGTTGAAGCCATCATTACCCGGCAATATGATTTTTTTGAAAAAGGCCCCAATTATCTCAAGCCGATGATTCTAAAGGATATTGCCGATGATATCAATATGGATATTTCCACCATCAGCCGTGTGACCAATGGAAAATATATCCAGACTGAATATGGTATTTTTGAATTAAAATATTTCTTTAGTGAAAAATACCGTACGGATGACGGTGAGGATGTTTCCAATAAAAAGATTAAAATGCTCATCAAGGATTTGATTGACACGGAACCGGCTGGGAAGCCTTATAATGATCAAAAGATATCTGATATGTTAAAAGAACAGGGATTTCCGGTTGCCCGACGCACGGTGGCAAAATACCGAGAACAAATGAACATACCTGTCGCCCGTATGCGGCGCAGCATATAA
- a CDS encoding OstA-like protein translates to MTANRWFIVTLSLIVLCQELWAQTPDNRLSLVHADMARGRPDVNETVRELVGNVKFRQGDAVLTCERAIQFVESGKSVLQGNVFYKDSVKQLTGRRLTFYRPRDLFVLDGNARLAEVSKILTAKSISYDRSSDRAEARMKVLLADTANDLHIRCEAAVYEQPRGYALCTGNPVFSQADTSNADTLYIHGTRFEMFHNGDTLLITGDVRMQRGTMTARCDTLEYFTESERVTLRPVPRVWQDKDYLTGETILLQLQDSELISADILNNAVAVTAVDSAIQTRVPYDLLTGGDMKVYITDEAIDSIIVRRQATSYYHVIDEGRENGVNKALGDLLKIKFSGNELSKVHLFSDPGVSNGEFHPKQTQGRLEDEMLEKLNQYRVLEETP, encoded by the coding sequence ATGACTGCAAATCGATGGTTCATTGTAACATTGAGTTTGATTGTTCTTTGTCAAGAGCTATGGGCACAGACGCCTGATAACCGGCTATCGCTGGTGCATGCGGATATGGCCCGAGGCCGCCCGGATGTGAATGAGACGGTGCGCGAGCTGGTCGGTAATGTAAAGTTTCGTCAGGGCGATGCTGTGTTGACCTGCGAGCGCGCGATTCAGTTTGTTGAATCCGGTAAATCGGTGCTGCAGGGCAATGTTTTTTACAAGGACTCGGTCAAACAGCTGACCGGCAGACGACTGACATTCTATCGTCCGCGCGATCTGTTTGTCCTGGACGGCAACGCGCGATTAGCGGAAGTTTCCAAGATTTTGACGGCGAAATCCATTTCTTATGACCGATCGAGTGACAGAGCCGAGGCCCGGATGAAAGTGCTATTGGCGGATACAGCGAATGATCTGCACATTCGCTGCGAGGCTGCTGTATATGAGCAGCCTCGCGGGTATGCGCTGTGTACAGGAAATCCGGTTTTTTCACAGGCGGATACGAGCAATGCGGATACGCTGTACATCCACGGCACCCGGTTTGAAATGTTCCATAACGGTGATACACTATTGATTACAGGCGATGTTCGCATGCAGCGCGGCACTATGACGGCACGCTGCGATACGCTTGAGTATTTTACAGAGTCCGAACGGGTTACCCTGCGTCCGGTCCCCCGCGTTTGGCAGGATAAAGATTATTTAACCGGTGAAACCATTTTACTGCAGTTGCAGGATTCTGAACTCATATCTGCCGATATTCTGAACAATGCGGTTGCTGTGACGGCAGTGGACTCGGCCATTCAAACCCGCGTACCCTATGATCTGCTCACCGGAGGTGATATGAAAGTATATATTACAGATGAAGCGATCGATTCGATCATTGTCAGACGCCAGGCAACCAGCTATTATCATGTGATTGATGAAGGACGTGAAAACGGTGTGAACAAGGCGCTCGGCGATCTGTTAAAGATTAAATTTTCCGGAAATGAACTGAGCAAGGTACATTTGTTCAGCGATCCCGGAGTTTCGAACGGAGAGTTTCATCCGAAGCAAACCCAGGGTCGTCTGGAAGATGAGATGCTGGAAAAGCTGAATCAGTACAGGGTTTTGGAAGAGACACCATGA
- the lptC gene encoding LPS export ABC transporter periplasmic protein LptC produces MMYCYKQYMFLIAGLFLISFSGCSRDESSGIGSARQKKVPDQEMWNFRVKATNQGQLNAIIQAGYMQRYADQALAMFKDGVEIDFYQKGEHTSRLTSDSGRFHESNMNVRALGHVEVHSDSGISLYTQELVYDQQADRIYSNVDVKVTTLDGDTLSGKGFESDAQLSRWQIINPHDGVYHKPMDLSIQREKSPDEDSTKIDTVTEPGLMQ; encoded by the coding sequence ATGATGTACTGTTATAAACAATATATGTTTTTGATCGCCGGTCTTTTTTTAATCAGCTTTTCCGGCTGTTCACGCGACGAATCATCCGGGATCGGCAGCGCGAGACAAAAAAAAGTTCCGGACCAGGAAATGTGGAATTTTCGAGTCAAGGCCACCAATCAGGGTCAACTGAATGCCATCATCCAGGCCGGCTATATGCAGCGGTATGCGGATCAGGCGCTGGCTATGTTCAAAGACGGTGTAGAGATCGATTTTTATCAAAAAGGCGAACATACATCCCGGCTGACGTCGGACAGCGGCAGATTTCATGAATCCAACATGAACGTCAGGGCGCTTGGTCATGTGGAGGTGCATTCGGACAGCGGTATTTCGCTGTATACGCAGGAACTGGTTTACGATCAGCAAGCGGACCGCATTTATTCGAATGTTGATGTCAAAGTAACAACCCTGGACGGTGACACACTGTCAGGAAAAGGATTTGAATCCGATGCGCAATTGAGCCGCTGGCAGATTATCAACCCCCATGACGGTGTTTATCACAAGCCTATGGATTTGAGCATTCAGCGTGAAAAGAGTCCGGATGAGGATTCAACGAAAATAGATACAGTTACAGAGCCGGGGTTGATGCAATGA